A single region of the Gadus morhua chromosome 5, gadMor3.0, whole genome shotgun sequence genome encodes:
- the marcksl1a gene encoding MARCKS-related protein 1-A translates to MGGQLSKGGVAVEGKVVADPAAAKTNGQENGHVKTNGEVSAKPGEAVADGNGTAEPAKEGEAVSAGDAIEPAPAAEGEAAKTDGEAAKEGKKKKKFSLKNSFKFKGISLKKTKKSSEEAKEEAASPATEDKPEENGHAAKETKEETPAAEAKAEEAAASPEAEAKAVDEAPPTEAAPAAVAEEEAAAAPPAAEVTTPEGEAKAE, encoded by the exons ATGGGAGGCCAGTTGTCAAAGGGTGGAGTAGCTGTGGAGGGTAAAGTCGTCGCGGACCCCGCTGCTGCCAAAACTAATGGCCAG GAAAACGGACATGTGAAGACCAACGGCGAGGTCTCGGCCAAGCCCGGCGAAGCGGTGGCGGACGGCAACGGGACAGCCGAGCCGGCCAAGGAGGGCGAGGCGGTGAGCGCCGGCGACGCCATAGAGCCGGCTCCTGCAGCGGAGGGCGAGGCGGCCAAGACCGATGGCGAGGCGGCCAAGGagggcaagaagaagaagaagttctCCCTGAAGAACTCCTTCAAGTTCAAGGGCATCTCGCTGAAGAAGACCAAGAAGAGCAGCGAGGAGGCCAAGGAGGAGGCGGCCTCCCCCGCCACGGAGGACAAGCCGGAGGAGAACGGCCACGCGGCCAAGGAGACCAAAGAGGAGACGCCGGCCGCCGAGGCTAAGGCGGAAGAGGCGGCGGCGTCACCCGAGGCAGAGGCCAAGGCCGTGGATGAGGCCCCGCCCACGGAGGCAGCTCCAGCCGCCGtcgcggaggaggaggccgccgccgccccccctgcCGCCGAGGTCACGACACCCGAGGGAGAGGCCAAGGCTGAGTGA